A single genomic interval of Mauremys reevesii isolate NIE-2019 linkage group 24, ASM1616193v1, whole genome shotgun sequence harbors:
- the LRRC71 gene encoding leucine-rich repeat-containing protein 71 isoform X2, producing MGKKGERGAKEKGAGVSLEEEGKNAAKRSDPHGEEEYQCTGILEQDFNELCSRAGLTKIPKVTVRLQSASNLFPPEESDMPAEKEVPASLTQIQSKYAYFRPCIQTELEHDDPKSVREIFLRGWKIEEKMLGVFSKCLPALANLQAVHLWKVGLTDLSLLSLIAILPNCPALKTLTLEGNPLAEGSFYRLMGEESTLAHVSLRNNNIGDADAKLIGQALSTLKSSNKSLVSLTLSFNNISDLGAGYIAEIGDQGAHKLAEVLGPFALTHTEVVERRRLLLEKESQERSRSPLRHADAKSSERPSSLVSSTTIDKLQVAKQSKSGSKKKEPSKKEEKAQASTAAGGGVAGGPAIAPAKKEDAKQAKKMVSTPEQKAVRGKGTKSGAKEKRSLPPELEVQEPTEIVNPLLEQAEHRDGKVFLPGNRVLINLNLSWNQLTEQGLKAFLAAMESQQQASKATAGVKWQMGLLRLSLGKNRFPADSKTFAKLQELMLPRDPTSRQLPKAPDEELAAPS from the exons ATGGGGAAGAAGGGGGAGCGGGGGGCCAAGGAGAAAGGGGCTGGCGTGAGCCTTGAGGAGGAAGGAAAGAACGCGGCTAAAAGGAGTGACCCACATGGTGAAG AGGAGTATCAGTGCACAGGCATCCTGGAGCAGGATTTCAATGAGCTGTGCTCCCGCGCCGGACTCACCAAAATCCCCAAGGTCACAGTTAGGCTGCAGTCTGCCTCTAACCTCTTCCCGCCAG AGGAAAGCGACATGCCGGCCGAGAAGGAGGTCCCAGCCAGCCTCACCCAGATCCAGAGCAAGTACGCCTACTTCCGGCCCTGCATCCAGACCGAGCTGGAGCATGACGACCCCAAGAGCGTCCGTGAGATCTTCCTGCGAG GTTGGAAAATTGAAGAGAAAATGCTGGGTGTTTTCAGCAAGTGCCTGCCCGCCCTTGCCAACCTGCAGGCTGTTCA CCTCTGGAAGGTCGGCCTGACGGATCTCTCGCTCCTCTCTCTGATCGCTATCCTACCCAACTGCCCCGCCCTCAA gacacTAACGCTGGAGGGGAACCCGTTAGCTGAGGGGTCCTTCTACAGGCTGATGGGAGAGGAGAGCAC GCTGGCTCACGTGTCGCTGAGAAACAACAACATCGGTGACGCCGACGCCAAGCTGATCGGCCAAGCCCTCTCCACGCTGAAGTCCTCCAACAAGAGCTTGGTCTCGCTGACCCTCAGCTTCAACAACATCTCGGACCTGGGGGCAGGCTACATCGCGGAG ATCGGAGACCAGGGAGCCCACAAGCTTGCAGAG GTTCTGGGACCTTTCGCTTTAACTCACACCGAAGTCGTGGAGAGGAGGCGACTTTTACTGGAGAAGGAATCCCAGGAGCGGTCCCGATCG CCTCTGAGACATGCAGATGCCAAAAGCAGCGAGCGTCCCTCCAGCCTCGTCAGCAGCACCACCATCGACAAGCTGCAGGTGGCCAAGCAGAGCAAGAGCGGGTCCAAGAAaaag GAGCCTTCGAAGAAAGAGGAGAAAGCTCAGGCCAGCACTGCAGCTGGCGGGGGGGTCGCGGGCGGCCCAGCCATTGCGCCCGCGAAGAAGGAGGATGCTAAACAAGCCAAGAAAA TGGTTTCCACCCCGGAGCAAAAAGCTGTTCGAGGCAAAGGAACCAAGTCGGGCGCCAAGGAGAAGCGCAGCCTGCCGCCGGAGCTGGAG GTGCAGGAGCCCACCGAGATCGTGAACCCACTGCTGGAACAGGCCGAGCACCGCGACGGGAAGGTCTTCCTGCCAGGCAACCGCGTGCTCATCAACTTAAACCTCAGCT GGAACCAGCTCACCGAGCAGGGCCTGAAAGCGTTCCTGGCAGCCATGGAGAGTCAGCAGCAGGCCAGCAAGGCCACAGCTGGGGTCAAGTGGCAGATGGGCCTGCTGCGGCTGTCTCTGGGG AAAAACCGCTTCCCCGCTGACAGCAAGACCTTTGCCAAGCTCCAGGAGCTGATGCTGCCGCGCgaccccacctccaggcagctgcccaaGGCGCCGGACGAGGAGCTGGCTGCGCCCAGCTAG
- the LRRC71 gene encoding leucine-rich repeat-containing protein 71 isoform X3, whose product MGKKGERGAKEKGAGVSLEEEGKNAAKRSDPHGEEEYQCTGILEQDFNELCSRAGLTKIPKVTVRLQSASNLFPPEESDMPAEKEVPASLTQIQSKYAYFRPCIQTELEHDDPKSVREIFLRGWKIEEKMLGVFSKCLPALANLQAVHLWKVGLTDLSLLSLIAILPNCPALKTLTLEGNPLAEGSFYRLMGEESTLAHVSLRNNNIGDADAKLIGQALSTLKSSNKSLVSLTLSFNNISDLGAGYIAEGLRLNRSLLCLSLAHNQIGDQGAHKLAEVLGPFALTHTEVVERRRLLLEKESQERSRSPLRHADAKSSERPSSLVSSTTIDKLQVAKQSKSGSKKKEPSKKEEKAQASTAAGGGVAGGPAIAPAKKEDAKQAKKMVSTPEQKAVRGKGTKSGAKEKRSLPPELEVQEPTEIVNPLLEQAEHRDGKVFLPGNRVLINLNLSWNQLTEQGLKAFLAAMESQQQASKATAGVKWQMGLLRLSLGKNRFPADSKTFAKLQELMLPRDPTSRQLPKAPDEELAAPS is encoded by the exons ATGGGGAAGAAGGGGGAGCGGGGGGCCAAGGAGAAAGGGGCTGGCGTGAGCCTTGAGGAGGAAGGAAAGAACGCGGCTAAAAGGAGTGACCCACATGGTGAAG AGGAGTATCAGTGCACAGGCATCCTGGAGCAGGATTTCAATGAGCTGTGCTCCCGCGCCGGACTCACCAAAATCCCCAAGGTCACAGTTAGGCTGCAGTCTGCCTCTAACCTCTTCCCGCCAG AGGAAAGCGACATGCCGGCCGAGAAGGAGGTCCCAGCCAGCCTCACCCAGATCCAGAGCAAGTACGCCTACTTCCGGCCCTGCATCCAGACCGAGCTGGAGCATGACGACCCCAAGAGCGTCCGTGAGATCTTCCTGCGAG GTTGGAAAATTGAAGAGAAAATGCTGGGTGTTTTCAGCAAGTGCCTGCCCGCCCTTGCCAACCTGCAGGCTGTTCA CCTCTGGAAGGTCGGCCTGACGGATCTCTCGCTCCTCTCTCTGATCGCTATCCTACCCAACTGCCCCGCCCTCAA gacacTAACGCTGGAGGGGAACCCGTTAGCTGAGGGGTCCTTCTACAGGCTGATGGGAGAGGAGAGCAC GCTGGCTCACGTGTCGCTGAGAAACAACAACATCGGTGACGCCGACGCCAAGCTGATCGGCCAAGCCCTCTCCACGCTGAAGTCCTCCAACAAGAGCTTGGTCTCGCTGACCCTCAGCTTCAACAACATCTCGGACCTGGGGGCAGGCTACATCGCGGAG GGCTTGCGGTTGAATCGCTCTCTGCTGTGCCTGTCTCTGGCACACAATCAGATCGGAGACCAGGGAGCCCACAAGCTTGCAGAG GTTCTGGGACCTTTCGCTTTAACTCACACCGAAGTCGTGGAGAGGAGGCGACTTTTACTGGAGAAGGAATCCCAGGAGCGGTCCCGATCG CCTCTGAGACATGCAGATGCCAAAAGCAGCGAGCGTCCCTCCAGCCTCGTCAGCAGCACCACCATCGACAAGCTGCAGGTGGCCAAGCAGAGCAAGAGCGGGTCCAAGAAaaag GAGCCTTCGAAGAAAGAGGAGAAAGCTCAGGCCAGCACTGCAGCTGGCGGGGGGGTCGCGGGCGGCCCAGCCATTGCGCCCGCGAAGAAGGAGGATGCTAAACAAGCCAAGAAAA TGGTTTCCACCCCGGAGCAAAAAGCTGTTCGAGGCAAAGGAACCAAGTCGGGCGCCAAGGAGAAGCGCAGCCTGCCGCCGGAGCTGGAG GTGCAGGAGCCCACCGAGATCGTGAACCCACTGCTGGAACAGGCCGAGCACCGCGACGGGAAGGTCTTCCTGCCAGGCAACCGCGTGCTCATCAACTTAAACCTCAGCT GGAACCAGCTCACCGAGCAGGGCCTGAAAGCGTTCCTGGCAGCCATGGAGAGTCAGCAGCAGGCCAGCAAGGCCACAGCTGGGGTCAAGTGGCAGATGGGCCTGCTGCGGCTGTCTCTGGGG AAAAACCGCTTCCCCGCTGACAGCAAGACCTTTGCCAAGCTCCAGGAGCTGATGCTGCCGCGCgaccccacctccaggcagctgcccaaGGCGCCGGACGAGGAGCTGGCTGCGCCCAGCTAG
- the LRRC71 gene encoding leucine-rich repeat-containing protein 71 isoform X1 gives MGKKGERGAKEKGAGVSLEEEGKNAAKRSDPHGEEEYQCTGILEQDFNELCSRAGLTKIPKVTVRLQSASNLFPPEESDMPAEKEVPASLTQIQSKYAYFRPCIQTELEHDDPKSVREIFLRGWKIEEKMLGVFSKCLPALANLQAVHLWKVGLTDLSLLSLIAILPNCPALKTLTLEGNPLAEGSFYRLMGEESTLAHVSLRNNNIGDADAKLIGQALSTLKSSNKSLVSLTLSFNNISDLGAGYIAEGLRLNRSLLCLSLAHNQIGDQGAHKLAEVLGPFALTHTEVVERRRLLLEKESQERSRSPLRHADAKSSERPSSLVSSTTIDKLQVAKQSKSGSKKKEPSKKEEKAQASTAAGGGVAGGPAIAPAKKEDAKQAKKMVSTPEQKAVRGKGTKSGAKEKRSLPPELEEPTEIVNPLLEQAEHRDGKVFLPGNRVLINLNLSWNQLTEQGLKAFLAAMESQQQASKATAGVKWQMGLLRLSLGKNRFPADSKTFAKLQELMLPRDPTSRQLPKAPDEELAAPS, from the exons ATGGGGAAGAAGGGGGAGCGGGGGGCCAAGGAGAAAGGGGCTGGCGTGAGCCTTGAGGAGGAAGGAAAGAACGCGGCTAAAAGGAGTGACCCACATGGTGAAG AGGAGTATCAGTGCACAGGCATCCTGGAGCAGGATTTCAATGAGCTGTGCTCCCGCGCCGGACTCACCAAAATCCCCAAGGTCACAGTTAGGCTGCAGTCTGCCTCTAACCTCTTCCCGCCAG AGGAAAGCGACATGCCGGCCGAGAAGGAGGTCCCAGCCAGCCTCACCCAGATCCAGAGCAAGTACGCCTACTTCCGGCCCTGCATCCAGACCGAGCTGGAGCATGACGACCCCAAGAGCGTCCGTGAGATCTTCCTGCGAG GTTGGAAAATTGAAGAGAAAATGCTGGGTGTTTTCAGCAAGTGCCTGCCCGCCCTTGCCAACCTGCAGGCTGTTCA CCTCTGGAAGGTCGGCCTGACGGATCTCTCGCTCCTCTCTCTGATCGCTATCCTACCCAACTGCCCCGCCCTCAA gacacTAACGCTGGAGGGGAACCCGTTAGCTGAGGGGTCCTTCTACAGGCTGATGGGAGAGGAGAGCAC GCTGGCTCACGTGTCGCTGAGAAACAACAACATCGGTGACGCCGACGCCAAGCTGATCGGCCAAGCCCTCTCCACGCTGAAGTCCTCCAACAAGAGCTTGGTCTCGCTGACCCTCAGCTTCAACAACATCTCGGACCTGGGGGCAGGCTACATCGCGGAG GGCTTGCGGTTGAATCGCTCTCTGCTGTGCCTGTCTCTGGCACACAATCAGATCGGAGACCAGGGAGCCCACAAGCTTGCAGAG GTTCTGGGACCTTTCGCTTTAACTCACACCGAAGTCGTGGAGAGGAGGCGACTTTTACTGGAGAAGGAATCCCAGGAGCGGTCCCGATCG CCTCTGAGACATGCAGATGCCAAAAGCAGCGAGCGTCCCTCCAGCCTCGTCAGCAGCACCACCATCGACAAGCTGCAGGTGGCCAAGCAGAGCAAGAGCGGGTCCAAGAAaaag GAGCCTTCGAAGAAAGAGGAGAAAGCTCAGGCCAGCACTGCAGCTGGCGGGGGGGTCGCGGGCGGCCCAGCCATTGCGCCCGCGAAGAAGGAGGATGCTAAACAAGCCAAGAAAA TGGTTTCCACCCCGGAGCAAAAAGCTGTTCGAGGCAAAGGAACCAAGTCGGGCGCCAAGGAGAAGCGCAGCCTGCCGCCGGAGCTGGAG GAGCCCACCGAGATCGTGAACCCACTGCTGGAACAGGCCGAGCACCGCGACGGGAAGGTCTTCCTGCCAGGCAACCGCGTGCTCATCAACTTAAACCTCAGCT GGAACCAGCTCACCGAGCAGGGCCTGAAAGCGTTCCTGGCAGCCATGGAGAGTCAGCAGCAGGCCAGCAAGGCCACAGCTGGGGTCAAGTGGCAGATGGGCCTGCTGCGGCTGTCTCTGGGG AAAAACCGCTTCCCCGCTGACAGCAAGACCTTTGCCAAGCTCCAGGAGCTGATGCTGCCGCGCgaccccacctccaggcagctgcccaaGGCGCCGGACGAGGAGCTGGCTGCGCCCAGCTAG